GCCCAGCCAGGACAACGGCTACGGCATGATGCACCTGGTCAGCAACCCGGAACGGCACACCCTGGAACAAGCCGCACGACTCACCGGCGAGAGCGTCGCCGACCTGAAACGCGACAGCGACGCCAACATCCGCGGCGGCGCCGCCGTGCTGCGCGCCCTGGCCGACGAGGCCGGCCTCGACGCCGAGGACCGGGACCGCCTCGGCGCCTGGTATCCGGCCGCCGCCCGCTACGGGGCCTCCGGCAGCGACGCCGCCGCGCGCCTGTACGCCGATGCCGTCTACGACGTCCTCGGCGACGGCGTCCGGACCCGCGTGGACGGCGGCGAGCAGGTCACCGTCGCCCCGCGCGAGGTCCGGCCCCAGCGCGGAGAGTACGCCGGGACCGACACCGGTGCCGGGGCGAGCGCGTCCGCCGACTACCCGCCGGCCCTCTGGAACCCGGCGTACTCCGGCAACTACACCGCGGGCCGCAACTCGGCGATCACCACCGTGGTCGTCCATGTCACGCAGGGCTCCTACGCGGGCTCCATCAGCTGGTTCCAGAACCCGTCGGCTCAGGTCAGCGCCCACTACGTGGTGCGGTCCTCCGACGGCCAGATCACCCAGAGCGTCCGCGAGGGCGACACCGCCTGGCACGCGCGCTCGGCCAACCCCTACTCCGTGGGAGTGGAACACGAGGGGTACGTCAGCGACCCCGCCTGGTTCACCGACGCCATGTACCGCTCGTCGGCGGCGCTGACCCGTCACCTCACCGACAGGTACGGCATCCCCCGGGACCGCGCGCACATCGTGGGACACAGCGAGGTGCCCGGCAACGACCACACCGACCCCGGCCCGCACTGGGACTGGGCCTACTACATGAGCCTGGTCCGCGGCGACGACGGCGGCACGGGCACCCCGTTCCCGACGTGGGGCACGGACGTGAGCGTCCGTCAGCAGCCGACGACGGACTCCGCCCGGGTGGCGAGTCTGCCCGGCCCGACCTCCGTCCGCGTGGCCTGCCAGGTCCACGGCGGGCTCGTCGAGTACGACGGCTACAGCAACGATGCCTGGTCGTACCTGCCGGACTACGGCGGATACGTGTCCAACATCTTCATCGACGTCGACGACGCCTGGCTCCCAGGAGTGCCCACATGCTGACCCCTCCCACCCCGCGCCCGGGTTCCGTCCCGCGCCGCGGGGCGCGTCCCACGCGTGCCCTGACCGGCACCGTGTGCCTGCTCGCCCTCGCCGGCACGGCACTGGCCGCGGCTCCCGCGCCGGCCGCCGACACCACCGCCGCGCCCGCCTCGGAGTCCTGGCGCCCCGACCTGTCCCCGGCAGGCGGCGACGACGTCAACGTGCGGTACGGGGAGGGCGCCCTGCGGGTGCGGGACGGCTCCGTCAGCCCCGCCTCCCTGGACCGGGACCGCGGCTACGCCTCCGCCGTCCTGGAGACCCACCACGTGGAACGGCCGGTGAACCGGGTCACCGTGGACCTCGACGCGACCGTGCCCGAGGCGGCGGACGTCGAGGTCGACGTGCGCGGACGGGCCGCCGACGGAACCTGGACCGAGTGGCGGCGGGCGGCGGCCGGCAGCCCGGCGCGACTGCCGCGCGACGTCGTCGACGTCCAGGCCCGGCTCACCCTGTGGAACGCCGAGGGCGAGGCCACGGCCGCCGTCCGCGCCCTGACCCTGACGGCGGACGACACGGGCAGCGTCTCAGCCGGGTCCGCACCGACGGCCGCCGCCTTCTCCGCCCGCGTCTACGCCACCCGCGAGGGCCTCGTCGGCCACACCACGGCCAACGGCCACGTCATCAAGGCGAACGACCACTTCGTGGCGCTCCCCTCCCGGAGGGCCCTGTCGCCCAAGGGCAGCGGACAGTACTCGGTGCAGGTGTGCGGTCCCGCCCGCTGCGAGACGGCGCCGGTGTGGGACGTCGGCCCGTGGAACACGCACGACGACCATTGGAACCCCTCCACGCAGCGCGAGCAGTGGAAGGACCTGCCGCGCGGCCGGCCCGAGGCACAGGCGGCGTACGAGGACGGCTACAACGGCGGTCGCGACGAGTTCGGCCGCCAGGTCGCCAATCCGGCCGGCATCGACCTGGCCGACGGCACCTTCTACAACGTGGGCCTCAACGACAACGGCTGGGTGACCGTCACCTACCTGTGGACCGACGCCGGCGGAGACACCACGTCGTTCCCGACCTGGGGCACCGACGTGAGCATCCGTCAGCAGGCGACCACCGGCTCCACCCGGGTGGCGAGCCTGGCCGGACCGACGACCGTCCGGGTCCGCTGCCAGGTGCACGGCGAGCTGGTGAACCACGACGGATACAGCAACGACGCCTGGTCCTACCTGCCCGACTACGGTGGCTACGTCTCCAACATCTTCATCGACGTCGCCGACTCATGGCTCCCCGGCGTGCCCACCTGCTGAACGGCCCCGTCCAGCAGCGCCGACCCCAGTGCGGTACGCCGGTGCAGTACCCGGTTGCCCTCGCGGCGGGTCGCCACCAGCCCCGCCTCACGCAGTACGGCGGCGTGGCGGCTCGCCGTGGACGGTGCCAGGCACAGCGCCGCGGCGAGCGACGTCGTGGTCATCGGCGTCTCCAGCGACTCCAGCATCCGGGCCCGCGACGGCCCGGTCAGCCGGTCGACGGAGGGCCTCGCCGCACCGGCGCGCAGGCGCGGCAGCCAGCCCGGCTCCGGGCGCAGCGGGTGCACCAGCACCGGCGGCAGCGACTCGTCCACCAGGGCCAGCGGCGTCCGTACGCAGAAGAAGGCGGGCACCAACGTCAGCGGGCGCCCGCCCAGCCTGAGCGACCGGGGCTCGGGGTAGGGGGCGGCGAGCAGGGTGCCGTCCTGCCGCCAGCCCGGCAGGTCCGTGTAACTCGCGAGCAGGGCCTCGGCGCCACCGCTCAGCGCCGCCTCGGCACGCCGGGCGCGGTCCTCCCCGGCCCGGGCACGGATCACGGGCAGGTAGGGCGCCACGGCCACGGCGTGGTAGCGGCGCAGCGTGCCGCCCAGCCAGCGCAGCGCGGTCGCGTCCCCGGAGGCCACCCACCGCACACTGCGCGGCACCGGGCCGCGCGGGTCCGCGCAGAGCCGGGTGAGTTCGGCGACGAGTCTGCTCCGGGGTGTCGAGCGCACCCGGTCCACGCCCTGCGCCAGGTCCAGGTCGCCGCGACCGGGCGTCAGGAAGTCCGGGAAGTACCCGGTGGGCGGGCACAGCCGCATCAACGCCCGTACGTCGCCGGCGAGTCCACCACGGTGCAGGGCGCCGCGCACCTCGCGCCGCCAGGGGTCGTAGGCCAGGGGCTCCTGGCTGGTCTGCAGCAGGTGGAGGCTCAGCACCGTCTCCCACAACGGGTCGGCGCCCCGGGCCACGCGCATCCGGGTCAACGCGCCCTCGTCGAAGTCCACGTGAAGCACCGTGCCTCCCCCTGCCGACCGCGGTCACGGCTCAGCAGCCGCCACAGTTGTAGTAGGTGACGTCCCAGTGGTTGCCCTCGTCGGCGTAGACGTTGCCCGAACCGGACCGCCACTGCGGAGCGCCGTCGCCGCGCAGGCCGATGTAGGTGAAGGTGTTCTTGATGTAGTTGCCGACACAGGTGTACTTGCCGAAGTCGAGCTTGTAGCCGTTCCAGTGCGAGTAGGTGCCTGAGGCGTGCCCGGTCTCGGTACCGCCGGTGATGTTCAGCGCGCACCCGCTGGCCCGCTTGAGGGTCTGCGCGCCCTGCGCGGTGGCGAGGTTGAGCTGGTCGAACGACGTACAGGTGCCGTTGTTCCGGTTGGAGCAGTTGCCGGAGGACGACCAGGTGATGCCGACGTCGCGGAACATCGACGTGGCGGTGGCGTGACTGATCTTCGTGGCCGCGAAGGCGTCGCCGGCGCCGGCGACGACGACCGCGCCCGGTGCGGCGACCAGGGCGAGCGCCGTGACGACCGCCCGGATGCGCGTGGTTGGAGACCTCATGATGGAACCTCCATGCAGAACGTCATGCTTCCTGTGGGGTGGTTGAGCATGCGGTGCAGCACGATGGTGCCCGAGGTCTACGCGCGTACGCCATAGGGCGTCAGTGGTGGGCAGCCGTCAGCCGGGCGTGAAACGCACCGGGGTTCCGGTCGCGGCCTGCGCCGCCGCCGCGAGGGCCGGTTCCGCGACGACCGCGACGACCGGGTAACCCCCGGTTGTCGGATGGTCGTGCAGGAAGATCACGGGGCGCCCGTCCGGCGGGGCCTGAACGGCGCCCAGAACCATGCCCTCGCTGGGCAGTTCGCCCGTCGCGGCGCGTTCCAGCGGCGGGCCCTCCGTGCGCAGGCCGATGCGGTTGCTGTGCGGCGAGACGCGGTAGGCGGCCGACATGAGGGTGCGCAGGGCGGCCGGGGAGAACCAGTCGGCGCGGGGGCCCAGGCGTACCGGCAGGACCAGTTCGGCGGGCGGACCTGGCCAGGGGGCGGTCATGGGCGGCGGCACCGTTCGTGCGGGCGTGCCCACCGGGAGGACGTCGCCGTCCCGCAGAGGGAGAGGCCCCAGCCCGGACAGGAGGTCGGTCGAGCGGCTGCCGAGGACGGCATCGACGGCGATGCCCCCGGCGACGGCCACGTACGACCTGACCCCCGTGGCGGCCGCCCCCACGTCCAGGACCGCGCCCGCGGGCACCCGCACCGGGGCGCCCCAGGCGGCGGGCCGCCCGTCGACGGTCACGGGGCAGGGCGCGCCGCCGACGACCACGGTGACGCCGCGGTCGGCCCGCAGGGCGCACCCGGTCAGCGTGGTCTCCAGGACGGCGGTGTCCGGATCGTTGCCCAGCAGTCGGTTGGCGAGGCGCATCGCCGGCGCGTCCAGCGCTCCGGAACGCGGCACGCCCAGGTGGGCGTGGCCGGGCCGGCCCGCGTCCTGCACGGTGGTGAGCGCCCCGGCGCGCACGGTCGTGAACGTGGCCGTCATGCGGCTGCCTCCCTCGAGGCGCCGTCCGCTGTGACAAATCGCACCCGGGTCCCCGGCGTGAGGAGCGCCGCACGCCCACGCGCCGGATCCCACAGCGGCCGCGGGTCCGGCATGGTACCGATCAGCTGCCAGCCGCCCGGCGTGGAGCGCGGGTACACCGCGCTGTAGGGGCCGGCCAACGCGACCGCGCCGGCCGGCACGCGGGTCCTCGGTGTGGCCCTGCGGGGGACGTGGAGGCGAGGTGGCAGGCCGGTGAGATAGCCGAAGCCGGGCGCGAACCCGCAGAACGCGACCCGGTAGGTCCGGGAACCGTGCAGGGCGGAGACCTCGTCGGGAGCGACTCCCCACAGAGCCGCCACGTCGGCCAGGTCCGGACCGTCGTAGCGCACGGGAACCTCCACCACGTCCCCGTCGTCGTCGGGGACCGGCGGTACCTCCCACCCGGCGACCTCGCGGCCCAGCGCCTCCGGGTCCGGCACCCCGTCGAGCAGCACGGTCCGTGCCCCCGGGACCACCTCCGTCACCGGCGGCAGGGTCCCGGCGGCGCGCCGGGACAGCACTTCGGCGTGGAAGGCCGCGGTGTGTTCGGCGTCGGGCAGTTCGACGAGGAGCGCGTGGCGGCCGGCGGGGCGGGCCGAGCGGGACCGGGCGTCCGTCACGCGAACGCCCCGATGCCGGTCCCGGCCGCCTCCAGTGCCTCGCGCACCCGGGCCGCGATCCGGGCCGCGCCCGGGGTGTCGCCGTGCACGCACAGCGAACGGGCGGCGACCGCGACGGTCGTGCCGTCCACCGCCTCGACCTCGCCCCGCACCGCGAACCCCAGCGCACGGCCGACCACCGCGTCCGCGTCGGTCACCACGGAATCCGCCTCACCGCGGGGGACGAGGGTGCCCCGCGCGGTGTAGGCGCGGTCCGCGAAGGCCTCCGGGACACCGGTGAGCCCCGCCTCCCCGGCGGCGTCGAGCAGTCGCGAGCCCGGCAGGCCCAGCACGGGCAGCGCGCCGCCCGCCAGCCGGACCCCCGCCACGACGGCGCGGGCCTGCTCGGCGTCGTGGACGGTGCGGTTGTAGAGCGCGCCGTGCGGTTTCACGTAGGCCACCTCGGACCCGGCGGCCTCGGCGAACACCCTGAGGGCGCCGATCTGGTAGGCGACCTCGGCCGCCAGCTCGCCCGCCGGTACGTCCATGGCGCGCCGTCCGAAGCCCGCCAGGTCGCGGTAGGACACCTGCGCCCCGATCCGGACCCCGCGCTCGGCGGCGAGGGCGCAGACGCGCCGCATCACGGAGGGATCGCCCGCGTGGAAGCCGCAGGCGACGTTGGCGCTGGTGACGACGGAGAGCAGGGCGTCGTCGTCGGTGAGGGTCCAGCGGCCGAAGCCCTCGCCGAGGTCTGCGTTGAGGTCGATCACATGCCGAAAGTAGACGATCGTTGAACGATCCGACAAGGCGCGATGGTGGCCGTCCAAGCGGACGAGGGAAATCCACCTCTTGTTAGATCGTTGAACGATCGCTAGTGTCCGTGCATCTGCCACGTATCTGGAGCTATGGTCCGGGGACCGCTGAAGCCACGGCTCCGAAAGCTCCGGATCCGTGCTGCCCCGCCCCCTCATGCCTGAAGAAGGCCACCGAATGATCGTTCTCCTCGGTGTGGTCGTGGTGATCCTCGGATTCGTCACGCGCCGCAACCCCGTCCTCGTGGTGGGCGTCGCCGGTATCGTCACCGGACTGCTCGGCAGGATGGACCCTCTGGAGGTCCTCGCGGCCTTCGGCCGGTCCTTCGCCGACAGCCGCTCGGTCACCGTCTACGCCATCGTGCTTCCGGTGATCGGCCTGCTGGAGCGCTACGGCCTGCGCGAACAGGCCCGAAATCTCATCGGGCGCCTGGGCCGGCTCAGCGCCGGCCGGTTCCTCACCGTCTACCTGCTGGTCCGGCAGGTCACCGCGGCGTTCGGGCTCAACAGCATCGGCGGCCCGGCCCAGACCGTGCGGCCCCTGGTCGCGCCCATGGCCGAGGCGGCCGCCGAACGCTCCACGGGGGCCAAGCTGCCCGAGCGCTGGCGCGAGAAGGTGCGCTCCTACTCGGCGTCGGCCGACACCGTGGGTGTGTTCTTCGGCGAGGACTGCTTCATCGCGATCGGCTCGATCCTCCTGATCACCGGCTTCGTGAACTCGACGTACCACCAGGACATCGAACCGACCCAGCTGGCCCTGTGGGCGATCCCGCTGGCCGTCTGCGCCTTCGTCATCCACGGTGCCCGGCTGCTGCTCATGGACCGGCAGTTGGAGCGCGAGATGGCGGTCGCCGCCGCCGAACACGACCTGCCGCTTCCCGAGGGGGCCGACAAGTGATCAAGGTCGAGTGGCTCTACTGGCTGATAGGTCTCGTCTTCGTCGTCATGGCCGTGCAGATGGCCGCCGACCGCAGCAACCCCAAGCGGTGGACGTCCGCCGCGTTCTGGGGACTGCTCGGTCTCACCTTTCCCTACGGCACCGGCGTCGCCAACGCCACCGCGAAGAACGGCGACTGGACCCTGCCCGCCGAACCGCTCGGCGTCGCGGTCCTCGCCCTGATCGTGCTCGCCGGCTTCAACTTCCTCGGCAAGGGCGTCCCGGTCACCACCACCGGTGAGCAGCGCGAGGCCTCCGCCGCCCGGCTCGGCAACAAGATCTTCGTCCCGGCGCTGACCATCCCGCTCGTCGCCATCGTCTGCGCCTCGGTGCTGGACGAGTCCGGCCTGTTCGAGACCGGCAAGGCCACCCTCCTGGGACTCGGCCTCGGCTGCGTCGTCGCGCTCGTCGTCGGCATGCTGGTCACCGGCGAGAAGAAGCTGTCCGTCCCGGTCCACTCCGGCCGCTCCATGCTGGAGGCGATGGGCTCCGCCCTGCTGCTGCCCCAGCTGCTGGCCGTGCTGGGCTCGATCTTCGCCGTCGCCGGCGTCGGCGATCAGGTCGGCGACATCATGAACAAGGTCCTCCCGGACGACTCCAAGTACCTCGCCGTCATCGCGTACTGCGTGGGCATGTTCCTGTTCACCGTCATCATGGGCAACGCGTTCGCCGCGTTCCCCGTCATGACGGCGGCGATCGGCTGGCCCGTACTGATCCAGCAGATGCACGGCAACGAGCCGGCCGTCCTCGCCATCGGCATGCTGGCCGGGTTCGCCGGCACCCTGTGCACCCCGATGGCCGCGAACTTCAACATCGTCCCGGCCACACTGCTCGAACTGAAGGACCAGTACGGCCCGATCAAGGCACAGCTGCCGACGGGCATCGCCCTGCTCGGCTGCTGCACCGTCATCATGGCGCTCTTCGCCTTCTGACCCCGGCCACCCGACCCGCACGGCAAGGAACGCCCATGACCCGCGTCCTCATTACCGGCTTCGCCCCCTTCGGCGGCGAACGCGTGAACCCGTCCTGGCAGGCGGCGACCCTGGTGGCCGCCGAACCGCCCGCCGGGCTCACCGTCACCGCCGCCGAACTGCCCTGCGTCTTCGGCGAGTCCCTCGACGCCCTGCGCGACGCCGTCCGGGCGGCCCGCCCCGACCTGGTCCTCTGCCTGGGCCAGGCGGGCGGCCGCCCCGGCGTCACCGTCGAACGCGTCGGCATCAACGTCGACGACGCACGCATCCCCGACAACGCCGGCGGACAGCCCATCGACGAACCGGTGGTCCCGGACGGCCCCGCCGCCTACTTCTCCACCCTTCCCGTCAAGGCGTGCGTCGCCGCGATGCGCGAGGCGGGCGTCCCGGCCGCCGTCTCCAACACGGCCGGCACCTTCGTCTGCAATCACGTGGCCTACGGCCTCGGCCACCTCATAGCCACCGAGTTCCCGCACGTGAGGGGCGGGTTCGCGCACGTGCCCTGGGCGCCGGAACAGGTCGCCGACGGCACCGCCCCGTCGCTGCCGCCCGCCACCGTCGCCCACGGTCTGCGCGCCCTGCTGGCCACCGCGGCCCGCACCCCGGCCGAGCACGACCTGAAAGTCACCGAAGGAGCCACCCACTGATGCCGCTCGGCGCCCACGCGGCCCCGTTCGCCAGGATCGCCCTGGCCAACATCACCCGCGCATACCCCAACTTCCCGGCCCACCTGATCACTTCCGCGCGGGAGAACCCCGCGCCCACCTCCCTGCACCCCGCCTTCTACGGCGCCTACGACTGGCACTCCTCGGTGCACATGCACTGGCTGCTCGTCCGGCTGCTCCGCCGCCACGGCGGCACCCCCGAACTGCCGGACACCGCACCGGCCCTCGACGCGCTGGACCGCCACCTCACCCCCGACAACCTGGCCGCCGAGGCCACCTACCTCCGCGACCACCCCGCCTTCGAGCGGCCCTACGGCTGGGCGTGGCTGCTCGCCCTGGCCGCCGAGTGCCGCGCCCACGGCGGACCGGCGGGCACCCGCTGGACCGGGGTACTGGCCCCCGCCGTCACCGCGGTCGACGAGCTGCTGGCCGGCTGGCTGCCCAAGGCCACCTATCCCGTACGCCACGGCAACCACCCCAACAGCGCGTTCGCGCTGAGCCTCGCGCTCGACTCGGGGGAACTGTCCGCCGGGACCGACCGGGCCGTCCGGGATCGTCTGCTCACCTGGTTCGCCGACGACCACGACGCGCCCGCGCACTGGGAGCCGTCCGGACAGGACTTCCTCTCCCCGGCGCTGACCGAGGCCGACGCGATGCGCAGGGTGCTGCCGCAAGACCGGTTCGCGGCATGGCTGGACCGCTTCCTGCCCGCGCTCGCCTCCGGTGCGCCCTGCCCGCTGCTGGAGGTGCCGGTGGTCTCCGACCACGCCGACCCGCAGATCGGCCACCTGCTCGGCCTGACGCTCAGCCGTGCGGCGGCGCTGCGCGCCCTCGCGGACGCCCTGTCCGACGGCCCCGTCCGCGCCCGCCTGGACGCGGCGGCGCAGGCACACCTCGCGGCGGGCATGCCGGCGGTGGAGCGCGGCGACTTCACCACCGACCACTGGCTGGCCACGTTCGCCGCCCTGGCCCTCGACCCGGTCGCCCGGCCCTGACGCCGGGTCACCCGCTCCGGCGGCGGACCGGCATCATCGTCTCGACCGCCGCCTCCTGCCCGAGGTGGTCCAGGACCAGCCCGTTGACCAGGGCCGGCTTCTCCAGCGGCACCAGGTGGGAGGCACCGGGCAGCACGGCAAGCCGCGCGTCGGGAAGCGCGCGGTACAGGGCGGTCGTGTGCTCCAGCGTCATCAGGTCGTCGTCGCCGGTCACGACCAGGGTGGGCGCGGTGATCCGGCCCAGCTCGCGCTCGGTGAGGGTCGGCTGGGTGCGCCACATGTCGATCATCTTCACCGCCACCACCGGCCAGTGGTCCGCACCGTCCGGCGACACGGGCTCGTACATCTCGCGGAAGAACGCCATGTCCGGACTGTCGGGCGTCATCGCGTCGAGCATGCCCGGCTCGACGAAGCACTCTCCGCCGGGCCGGAAGTTGGCCCCGATCAGCACGACCCGGCGCACCAGGTCCGGCCGGGCGAGGGCGACGAGCAGCGCGACGACGGCCCCGTCGCTCCAGCCGACCAGGTGCGCGGGCGCGGCCACCACCGTTTCCAGGAACGCCACCGTGTCGTCGGCCATGTCCTGGTACGTCAGCGGCCCGTCGACGTCGGGGGTGTGCCCGTGGGCGCGCCGCTCGGGCAGCAGGACACGGTACGCGGCGGCGAGATCGGCGCGCTGCGCTCCCCAGGTGTCATTGGTGCAGAAGCCGCCGTGCAGCAGGACCAGCGGATCGCCGGTCCCCTCGCTCTCGTACCAGGTCCTGACGCCAGGAAGGTCCGCGTAGTCACCCATCGTCCAGGCCCTCTCCGGCAGGCTGCCAGTTCCGGCCAGTGTCCGCCGGGACATGGGCGGCTGCAACGCGGGGGCGGTGCGGCGCCCTCGTGGGCCGCGCTCAGTCCTCCGGCCGCAGCAGGCCCCGACGGTAGGCGGGCACCAGGTGCTGCGGGACCCGGTGGGTCACCCCGTCCACCGTCACGGGCACCAGGGCGGGCGTGCTCGCCTTCCACTGGGCGCGGCGGTGGCGGGTGTTGCTGCGGGACATCTTGCGCTTGGGAACGGCCATGGAACGGGTCCTCTCGGGAGACGGCCGACGGAGCTCCGCGCGCCCGGCGCGCGACGGAGCAGGGCCGGTCCCCGACGCTACATGAAAATCATGTTCATTGGGAATCGGATGCGACCCGCCGCACCGCCCGCACCAGCGCTTCGACGCCCGCCTCCGCCTTGGACCGGGGGCACCCGACGTTGAGCCGTACCAGACCCGGGGAGCCGTAGGCGGCCCCCGGCATGACGGCCACCTTCTCCACCTCCACCAACTCGCGCTGGAGCGCGTCGTCGTCGATCCCTAGGGGGCGCAGGTCGATCCAGGCCAGGTACCCGGCCTGCGGGGGCTCCCAGCCCAGCGCCGGGAACGCCGCGCGCAGCCGGTCCGCGACCATCGCGAGATTGCCCCCGAGGTACCCGCGCAGGGCGTCCAGCCAGGGTGCCCCGCTCCGGTACGCGGCGATGTGCCCGACCAGCGACAGCACCGCGGGGGAGGAGAGCCCGTCGGCGTCCTTGAGCTGCCGCAGATACGCCTCGCGGGAGGGCGCGTCGCCGATGATCCCGTAACTCCCGCTCAGCGCAGGGATGTTGAACGACTTGGATGCCGAACTGAGCACGGCCCAGCGGCCCTCGCCGCCGTGCCGGGCCCACGGGCGGTGCACGTGCGGGGCGTACGCCAGGTCGGAGTGGATCTCGTCGCTGACGACCGCGACGCCGTACCGCGCGCACAGCCGGGCCACCCGGTCCAGCTCCGCCTCGGACCACACCCGGCCCGTGGGATTGTGCGGCGAGCACAGCAGCAGCACGGCCGTGTCGGGGAGGGCCAGGAGCCGTTCGAACTCCTCCCAGTCGTCCAGGGGGCACTCCCGCAGCCGGCGCCCGTTGGCCGCCACCGTCTTCGGAAAGGCGTCATACATCGGGGTGTGCGCGACCACGCCGTCACCGGGCCGCGACCACAGGCGCAGCAGCTGCGAGACCTGATAGACGACGGAAGGGGCGTACACGATGGCATCCGGGTCCACCTCCGTGCCGTGCCGCGTGGCGTACCAGTGCGTGATCGCGGAGAGGAAGTCGCTCTGGCGCCAGCGCGAGTAACCGAGCACTCCGTGGTCCAGGCGGTCGCGGAGCGCGGCGAGGATCTCCGGGGCCGTCTCGAAGTCCATGTCGGAGATCGTGAAGGGCAGCAGGTCCGGCACGCCGAACCGGTCCTGGACGTAGTCCCACTGCGTGCACCAGGTGCCGCGCCGGTCCACCGGCGTGTCGAAGTCGTAGGGCGGTGACGAGGCCATGGTCAGCCCACCGGGATCATCGTGGCGATGGCGTCCTTCACCGACTGCACCTGCGGGCCGATGATGACCTGCACGCTGTGTGCGTCGAGCTTGACGACCCCCACGGCACCCAGCTTCTTCAGCCGTGCGTCGTCGACCCGTTCGGCGTCCTCGACCGTCATGCGCAGGCGGGTGATGCAGTTGTCCAGGGATCGGATGTTGTCGGCGCCGCCGATCGCGTCGAGGATGGCGACGGCGTCGTACTTCCCCGCCACCAGCTCACGCGGGGGCGCGGCCTTCTCGGCGGAGCCGGCGGGCGCCGCGCCGTCGTCCTCGTCCCGCTGCTCCGCGTCCTTCTCGGCGCCCTCGTCCGGGTCGTCCTCGCGGCCGGGAGTCTTGAGGTCGAAGCGCCTGATGGCCCAGCGGAAGAGGAAGTAGTACACCGCGAACCACACCGCCGCGATGACCGGAATCAGGTACCACTTGGTCGTCGAGCCCTGGAGCACGCCGAAGACCAGCCAGTCGATGACGTTGCCGTCGGTGTTGCCGATGTAGACGCCGAGCACGGCCGCCGTGAGGAATCCGAGACCGACGAGGACCGCGTGGACGGCGTACAGCCACGGGGCGACGAAGAGGAACAGGAACTCCAGCGGCTCGGTGATGCCGCCCACGACGCAGGCGACGACGCCGGACACGAGCAGGGCCTTGATCTCCGGGCGCATCCGCCGCTTCGCGCAGTGGTACATCGCCAGCGCGGCGCCCGGCAGACCGCCCAGGTAGGCCGCCATCTTGCCCTGGGAGAGGAAGTGCGTCGCGTCCGTGACGGCGGAGCCCGGCGCGGCCGAGCAGTCCAACTGGGCGTAGAACATGTTCAGGGCGCCGGAGACGTGGTCGCCGCAGACGGCACCGGAGCCGCCGACGTCGGTGAAGCGGAACATGGCCACCAGGATGTGGTGCAGCCCGATCGGCCGCAGCAGGACCTCTCCCATGCCGAGAAAGAAGGGCCCGAAGACCCCCGTGTGCCCGATGCCCCGGCCTACGGCGGTGATCCAGCCGTTGAACGTCGGCCAGACCAGCGGGATGAGGAGAC
The Streptomyces sp. NBC_01723 genome window above contains:
- a CDS encoding N-acetylmuramoyl-L-alanine amidase; its protein translation is MSSSLPAGRARTALCAAVAAAALALTGQPSPALAAPAPNAPDDSVNQAFARAAVAYDVPRDLLVAVGYGETRLDGHDGLPSQDNGYGMMHLVSNPERHTLEQAARLTGESVADLKRDSDANIRGGAAVLRALADEAGLDAEDRDRLGAWYPAAARYGASGSDAAARLYADAVYDVLGDGVRTRVDGGEQVTVAPREVRPQRGEYAGTDTGAGASASADYPPALWNPAYSGNYTAGRNSAITTVVVHVTQGSYAGSISWFQNPSAQVSAHYVVRSSDGQITQSVREGDTAWHARSANPYSVGVEHEGYVSDPAWFTDAMYRSSAALTRHLTDRYGIPRDRAHIVGHSEVPGNDHTDPGPHWDWAYYMSLVRGDDGGTGTPFPTWGTDVSVRQQPTTDSARVASLPGPTSVRVACQVHGGLVEYDGYSNDAWSYLPDYGGYVSNIFIDVDDAWLPGVPTC
- a CDS encoding biotin-dependent carboxyltransferase family protein, translated to MTATFTTVRAGALTTVQDAGRPGHAHLGVPRSGALDAPAMRLANRLLGNDPDTAVLETTLTGCALRADRGVTVVVGGAPCPVTVDGRPAAWGAPVRVPAGAVLDVGAAATGVRSYVAVAGGIAVDAVLGSRSTDLLSGLGPLPLRDGDVLPVGTPARTVPPPMTAPWPGPPAELVLPVRLGPRADWFSPAALRTLMSAAYRVSPHSNRIGLRTEGPPLERAATGELPSEGMVLGAVQAPPDGRPVIFLHDHPTTGGYPVVAVVAEPALAAAAQAATGTPVRFTPG
- a CDS encoding winged helix-turn-helix domain-containing protein, which produces MLHVDFDEGALTRMRVARGADPLWETVLSLHLLQTSQEPLAYDPWRREVRGALHRGGLAGDVRALMRLCPPTGYFPDFLTPGRGDLDLAQGVDRVRSTPRSRLVAELTRLCADPRGPVPRSVRWVASGDATALRWLGGTLRRYHAVAVAPYLPVIRARAGEDRARRAEAALSGGAEALLASYTDLPGWRQDGTLLAAPYPEPRSLRLGGRPLTLVPAFFCVRTPLALVDESLPPVLVHPLRPEPGWLPRLRAGAARPSVDRLTGPSRARMLESLETPMTTTSLAAALCLAPSTASRHAAVLREAGLVATRREGNRVLHRRTALGSALLDGAVQQVGTPGSHESATSMKMLET
- a CDS encoding LamB/YcsF family protein — its product is MIDLNADLGEGFGRWTLTDDDALLSVVTSANVACGFHAGDPSVMRRVCALAAERGVRIGAQVSYRDLAGFGRRAMDVPAGELAAEVAYQIGALRVFAEAAGSEVAYVKPHGALYNRTVHDAEQARAVVAGVRLAGGALPVLGLPGSRLLDAAGEAGLTGVPEAFADRAYTARGTLVPRGEADSVVTDADAVVGRALGFAVRGEVEAVDGTTVAVAARSLCVHGDTPGAARIAARVREALEAAGTGIGAFA
- a CDS encoding DUF979 domain-containing protein; its protein translation is MIKVEWLYWLIGLVFVVMAVQMAADRSNPKRWTSAAFWGLLGLTFPYGTGVANATAKNGDWTLPAEPLGVAVLALIVLAGFNFLGKGVPVTTTGEQREASAARLGNKIFVPALTIPLVAIVCASVLDESGLFETGKATLLGLGLGCVVALVVGMLVTGEKKLSVPVHSGRSMLEAMGSALLLPQLLAVLGSIFAVAGVGDQVGDIMNKVLPDDSKYLAVIAYCVGMFLFTVIMGNAFAAFPVMTAAIGWPVLIQQMHGNEPAVLAIGMLAGFAGTLCTPMAANFNIVPATLLELKDQYGPIKAQLPTGIALLGCCTVIMALFAF
- a CDS encoding 5-oxoprolinase subunit B family protein, giving the protein MTDARSRSARPAGRHALLVELPDAEHTAAFHAEVLSRRAAGTLPPVTEVVPGARTVLLDGVPDPEALGREVAGWEVPPVPDDDGDVVEVPVRYDGPDLADVAALWGVAPDEVSALHGSRTYRVAFCGFAPGFGYLTGLPPRLHVPRRATPRTRVPAGAVALAGPYSAVYPRSTPGGWQLIGTMPDPRPLWDPARGRAALLTPGTRVRFVTADGASREAAA
- a CDS encoding DUF969 domain-containing protein; this translates as MIVLLGVVVVILGFVTRRNPVLVVGVAGIVTGLLGRMDPLEVLAAFGRSFADSRSVTVYAIVLPVIGLLERYGLREQARNLIGRLGRLSAGRFLTVYLLVRQVTAAFGLNSIGGPAQTVRPLVAPMAEAAAERSTGAKLPERWREKVRSYSASADTVGVFFGEDCFIAIGSILLITGFVNSTYHQDIEPTQLALWAIPLAVCAFVIHGARLLLMDRQLEREMAVAAAEHDLPLPEGADK